The Nocardioides houyundeii genome includes the window GCCGCTGCATCCGGACCGCGCCCCGCTCCATCGAGGAGATGGAGTTGCGCACCGAGCCGGTCAGGTCGGGCACCGACTCGAGCATCTCGACGTGTCCCAGGATCGAGGTCAGCGGGTTCTTGAGCTCGTGGGAGATGGTGGCGATGAGCCGGCTCTTGTAGCCGTCGAGCTCGCGCAGCTCGTCGACCAGACGTCGCTCGCGCTCGAAGGTGCGCGCGTTGATCAGCGCCCGGCCGAGGTCGTGGCCGATGTCCATCGCGGCCTGCTTCTCGATGGGGCTCCAGTCGAGGTTGCCGCCCCGGCGGGTGAGCACCAGGTTGCCCAGGCACTCCGGTCCGGCGCCCAGCGGCACGAACAGCATCGAGGTGACGTCGATGGTCTTCATGAAGCTGGTGATCTCCTGCTCCTGGTCGACCGTCATCACCCCGAGCTCGGGGATCGTGTCGTTGAGCACGGTGACGTCCTGGGCGCGCCACAGCATCCGGGCGGAGTTGCGGGCGATGATCCGCAGGTCCTCGGGCAGGGCGATCTCGGCCCCGGCGGAGTTGTAGATCGCGCCGCTGCCCTCGCCGTCCTCGTCGAAGGTCTGGATCCACATGCCGATGGCGTTGAAGCCGACGGTCAGCGCCTCCTGGCAGACCTCGATGATGCGGTCCATGGACAGCTCGGAGCTGACCTCGCGCACGATCATCCGGGCCGCGTCGGCCAACCGCACCTGCTCGGCCAGCTCGGATCGCTCGAGGGCGGCGAGGATGGCCCGCCGGGTCTGCTGGACGAAGCGCTGCAGGTCCTGACGCTTCTGGGGGTTGGGGCGTCGGCGGTCCAGCGGGACGTCGACGCTGAGCAGGCCGCGCAGCCGGCCCTCGTCGTCGTAGATCGGGGCGAGCAGCAGGTCCAGCGGGTGCCACATCTCGGGGTCGTCGGTCGGCTCGAGGTCGGGCACCCAGCCCAGCCGGTCGATGTCCAGGTCCATCCGCTCGTGCGGCACGAAACGCAGGTCGCCCCAGTGCTCGGCGGTGGAGATCTCGCGCTCGATCTCGGCCACGGGGGTGCGGTGGCCCAGGAGCTGCTCGCGGCACTCGTCGCTGCCGGCGACGGCGATCATCTCCAGGGAGCGGTCGTCGTCGCGCGCCACGCTGATCGCCGCCACCTCGAATCCCACCAGGTCGGTGACGCCCGATGCGATGTTGTTCAAAGTGTCGACGAACACAGCCTCGGTGTGCGGCTCTGTCATCCTGGGTCGTTCCCCCCGTGGTTGCGCCCGAGTCTCGCTTGCGCTGTTGACGGCTCATCGTAGGCGGGGCCACCCACCCAGACCGGGGAATCGCTCTCATTGCCCCCGCCGAGTGCCGCACGCCACTGCCGTCCGAGTCCGGCACTGCAGCCGGTACCCCGCTCCCCGGCGCCGTACACTTGCCGGGTGGCCCAGTCCAGCATCTCGCGCAAGGGCGGCGACGGCCGTCTCACTGCTGCCCTCGACCCTCATGACCAAGGACCCCAGGACGCCTGCGGCGTCTTCGGCGTGTGGGCCCCCGGCGAGGACGTCGCCAAGCTCACCTACTACGGGATCTACGCCCTGCAGCACCGTGGTCAGGAGTCGGCCGGGATCGCGGTCAGCAACGGCCGCCAGATCCTGGTCTACAAGGACATGGGACTGGTCTCACAGGTCTTCGACGAGTCGACGCTCGGTTCCCTCAAGGGGCACCTCGCCATCGGCCACGCCAGGTATTCCACCACCGGGGCGAGCACCTGGCACAACGCCCAGCCGACGTTCCACCCCACCGAGAGCGGCTCCATCGCGCTGGCCCACAACGGCAACCTGACCAACACCGCCGAGCTCGCCAAGATGGTCGAGGCCAGCGAGCTCGAGGGGCTCCTCGACGTGCGGGTCCCGGTCTCCACCAACGACACCAGCGTGGTCACCGCGCTGCTCGCGCACCACCCCGAGACCACGGTCGAGGAGCGCGCCGTCGAGCTGCTCCCGCAGGTCAAGGGCGCCTTCTCCTTCGTGTGGATGGACGAGCACACCCTGTACGCCGCCCGCGACCCCCAGGGCGTCCGGCCGCTGGTGCTGGGTCGCCTCGAGCGCGGCTGGGTCGTCGCCTCGGAGACCGCCGCGCTGGACATCGTGGGGGCTTCCTTCATCCGGGAGGTGGAGCCGGGCGAGCTGATCGCGGTCGACGAGAGCGGGCTGCGCACCCGCCGCTTCGCCGACGCCGCGCCCAAGCACTGCCTGTTCGAGTTCGTCTACCTGGCCCGTCCCGACACGTTGATGAACGACCAGCGGGTGCACAGCGTGCGGGTCGAGATCGGCCGCCGGCTGGCGCGCGAGTTTCCTGCCGACGCCGACCTGGTGATGCCCGTGCCGGAGTCCGGCACCCCCGCCGCCATCGGGTACGCCGAGGAGTCGGGCATCCCGTACGGCGTGGGCCTGGTCAAGAACTCCTACGTCGGGCGGACGTTCATCCAGCCCTCCCAGACCATCCGCCAGCTCGGCATCCGGCTCAAGCTCAACCCGCTGCGCGACGTGATCGAGGGCAAGCGGCTGGTGGTGGTCGACGACTCCATCGTGCGCGGCAACACCCAGCGGGCGCTCATCCGGATGCTGCGCGAGGCGGGCGCCCGGGAGATCCACGTGCGCATCTCCTCACCGCCGGTGAAGTGGCCGTGCTTCTACGGCATCGACTTCGCCACCCGGGCCGAGCTGGTCGCCAACGGCCTCTCGATCGAGGAGATCCGCCGCTCCATCGACGCCGACTCGCTCGGCTACATCGACATCGACGAGCTCGTCGAGGCGACCACGGTGCCGCGGCAGAACCTGTGCCGCGCCTGCTTCGACGGGGAGTACCCGATCCCGCTGCCCGATCCGGTGCTGGCCAGCCAGGGCCTGGTGGACGGCGGAGCCGACGGGGGAGCGGCCTGCGGGTCGTTCGAGACCGCGGGCCCGGGCGACGTGGACGGGCTCAGCGTCTCCCTCACCAGCGCCGGGGCGGTCGACGCCCTCGGTCGTCCCTGACCAGCGCCACCTCGGCGACACCGACA containing:
- a CDS encoding sensor histidine kinase encodes the protein MTEPHTEAVFVDTLNNIASGVTDLVGFEVAAISVARDDDRSLEMIAVAGSDECREQLLGHRTPVAEIEREISTAEHWGDLRFVPHERMDLDIDRLGWVPDLEPTDDPEMWHPLDLLLAPIYDDEGRLRGLLSVDVPLDRRRPNPQKRQDLQRFVQQTRRAILAALERSELAEQVRLADAARMIVREVSSELSMDRIIEVCQEALTVGFNAIGMWIQTFDEDGEGSGAIYNSAGAEIALPEDLRIIARNSARMLWRAQDVTVLNDTIPELGVMTVDQEQEITSFMKTIDVTSMLFVPLGAGPECLGNLVLTRRGGNLDWSPIEKQAAMDIGHDLGRALINARTFERERRLVDELRELDGYKSRLIATISHELKNPLTSILGHVEMLESVPDLTGSVRNSISSMERGAVRMQRLIDDLLVLARVGDPHIEFKPVPVDLSAVIAEVLDLLRVTLERKELKVIVEAPQGPLFVLGEESGLDRVCANLISNAAKYTPDGGTVTISLETRAKDVELRVSDTGLGISEGDQAQLFQEFFRSTNPAAVALPGTGLGLTIVQRIVERHRGRISFGSTLGVGTTFTVSLPRAD
- the purF gene encoding amidophosphoribosyltransferase, whose product is MAQSSISRKGGDGRLTAALDPHDQGPQDACGVFGVWAPGEDVAKLTYYGIYALQHRGQESAGIAVSNGRQILVYKDMGLVSQVFDESTLGSLKGHLAIGHARYSTTGASTWHNAQPTFHPTESGSIALAHNGNLTNTAELAKMVEASELEGLLDVRVPVSTNDTSVVTALLAHHPETTVEERAVELLPQVKGAFSFVWMDEHTLYAARDPQGVRPLVLGRLERGWVVASETAALDIVGASFIREVEPGELIAVDESGLRTRRFADAAPKHCLFEFVYLARPDTLMNDQRVHSVRVEIGRRLAREFPADADLVMPVPESGTPAAIGYAEESGIPYGVGLVKNSYVGRTFIQPSQTIRQLGIRLKLNPLRDVIEGKRLVVVDDSIVRGNTQRALIRMLREAGAREIHVRISSPPVKWPCFYGIDFATRAELVANGLSIEEIRRSIDADSLGYIDIDELVEATTVPRQNLCRACFDGEYPIPLPDPVLASQGLVDGGADGGAACGSFETAGPGDVDGLSVSLTSAGAVDALGRP